A region of the Primulina huaijiensis isolate GDHJ02 unplaced genomic scaffold, ASM1229523v2 scaffold208270, whole genome shotgun sequence genome:
TATCAAGAACAGAGCTATCGTAGCTCAATGCTTGTCCCCTAGTCGATTCTATTATAGTCGTTCTCAAATACctttatataataaaacatatagtatactaaaaattaatatgaCCAAGTACAAAAACTCTCATGAAATCGTTTTAGCTTTTACCTGTCAATTTTGCGAGACGATCTCACCGACGACTCGACCCATGACAAAGtgttatttttttagtaaacaATAGTTGACTTGGTACATCCGTACAAATACTTGATATTAGAACCTAAAGTTCCTCAAGCCTGAAGAAACAGCCAGGGTATTGTTAGTGAGCTTGTTAGAGGGGAAAAACCAAATCATTGATAGCATTTCAGAATAGTTAGATTCAAAATGTTCTTCAATGCTTACGACTGGGCAGGAAAATTATAGCTTCACTtggaaatttttataaatataatgtcaaaagtattttttttttcatttcaaatatagATCAGAAttatccgtctcacgaatatagATCATTGAAGTCGACCATCTTACATAAGATCTACTCATAACCAAGATCCTGATTTGTTTCagtaatttattattaatcaCTGAGTTTAAACAtatttgtattttatatataaagtgaatatattaatgaatacaaaaactcttataaGATCATTTCACAATTCAATTTTATAAGATTAACCTCCTACTCGACCCTATTCTTGAAAAACATCactttttattccaaaaatattaattttcacttTAGATAAGTATGTACCAGTTCAACACATCTCATACATATAATATATGCGAGACAGTCACAAgtcaattcaaataatttttttttacaaatcaaGTCCGATAAAAGATTAATCTCAATAAATTAACCCGTGAAACGATCtcttaagaatttttatgtatttttaatttagagGCAGACTTTTGCAATCGAATCCTTTTATTTCAAGGAAACTGAAGGCCGAGTCCAACCGGATCAGAGAATTTATTGCATCTGTCCATCTAACATGTGTTATTAAAGTTACACCTGTGTGGCTTCATGAGTTGGCCTACCAATGAACATTAAACTATATTCTctagtttttgtttttgtacTCGTCAACTCACTTCACGTCAATCTTTATTCTACACTTTTTTTTATCGTTAACAActgattatgttttttttttttaatgtaaatctGGTTCTACAAGTGTTGTACCAGTCTTAAATTCTACTTGTTCAATCGAACTGACAACTAAATAGACCAAATATAAACATTTGGAAATACAACACATGGGATTCATGGTGCTTACTCATGTCATCATCAACAAGCCCTTCAACACAAAATCGAAAAATCAATCCATAACcaattacaatattatttaaGCAAATTACAACATCAAAGCAATTctaccaaaaataaataaacaaaaattattgATCAACATCACACAATAAAgctccttaaaaaaaaaaaaaaggaaaaggagaATAACATCAAACACTAAAGCACGAGAAATGTAATAATTTTAGGCCATTTTCAGAAGTTACCATTTGAATAACTTTTCGTCGTATGAAAAGCATCGGAAGTTTCAGTGCTAGTTTTGCTGATGATCCCTTTCCCGAAATATTCTGCAATCACCGAAAAACCATCCTTTGAAGTTCTGACTTGCTGAAAGAAACGATCTTGGTTTTTCGAGTTCTGCTCCAAGCTCCTCTTCATGTCTAAAACAGCTCGGTATTCAGGAGCGCACTCGGGGCATTCTATTTCATTGTCGCCTAAGCAACGCTGGTGGAATGAGTGCATGCACATGAAATGGACTGCAGGAAGGTCTAGGGTGAAAGTGCAGGCTGTGCACTTGCTAAGCTGGAAGATTCTTGCATTTGTTCTGAGATCATGGACTTCTTTTCTCATCGCCGATGTTTCCTCCTGCAGATTCGATCAAGATTGAGCACATATCTTCTTCCAAGTTCTAATGTATAACAAATTTACACTTCCTCAcaagaaaaataacataaataacaGCTGCGGAGTGCATGGGAGCACAGACAAGTGAACAGAGAACAATTATATCAGTTACCATAATCTGATTTAAAGGTTAACAAAATATAGATCATCCTGGTTTTGAAGTTCAAGGACTAAAGTGGTTCCATTTGTTACTGAAAAGTACGAGACAATGTTACCTGTTTGAGAGTGTCAAGATTGAGGGCCTATCATTGTACCAAAAATTGTGGCTAGTGGTACCATTACAGACTTAcacttcaaatcttttaaactgtaAAGCAACTCAAATGCTATAGTTGGACGGTTGTTGCCACATACATAGCCATATAAAACAGCAGAATCAATTGATCTACCCGACGAAAAAAAGATGTTCAAAATATGCTAAATAAGGGATTTGATTAGTATTCTAGAAATTATTCAACCCAAACAAGAACCAACACTGGAAAATGAACTGAAAAAGAAAATCTTCCTTGGCCCAGAGTGAACGATTTCTACCATAGCAAAATAGTCATTTATAATGCTTTGGCTACATTTAGGTTAAGAAAGGAAACGCAAGTTAATGTGGTAAAAATAAGCTCTAGTCCTTTATCGGGTACCTCTCATCTTGAATTAGTCTACACCTCATGGAACTCTACTTAAAATTGATGACATCTAGGATTCAAAATCTATGGGAGATCTAATCCATATAACTTCAGAAAAACCAAGGACTCACAATATATATCCTTCAATCGTGCATTTATTCTTTATTAATGAATTTCACTCGTTACGAATATCTAATCTTTATTATATCACTGAATTTCTTTCTGGTAAAAAAAGACAATATCAGGTAGACAACCTGATACTTTTCAATAGCTGTTCGATTCTCATCAATCAGCTTCGACTCCTGTTCCAGCTTTCGAGCTACATAATCTTTAATTACAGAAAGAGTGAGGCATGGATTTCTAGACAAGGTTTGGATAACTATAATTGGAGGCAAGATGTCATCCCTTTCGATATATGTCAAGACTTCTTTAACTTCTTTGGAGCAATCTTCACCAAGTTCACCAAAATACTTCAATAGATCTGCCCAAAGAGATGGGCTACCACCCTTATCCAAATTTCCTAGTCTCTTGCAGCATGCAATTAAACCCTCGTGATCATGCGCTTGCATATAGCAGGAAATCACTTCTTTATATAATTTCAGCTTCTCGTAAATATATAAGAGCCCTTCTTTAAAAGAGTTCATTTCACAGAGAATAATTGCAAGATCAACATCATACAGCGGTTGCTCCTGTTCAGATGGCCATGCACTTTTAAGCAAGAGTAGCCCCTTTTGATGCCTCTCGTGGAGATCTTTATCCTCGTCTACATTGTTCTGAATCAAATTTATCCTTCCATTTGATGCAACGTTTGAAATTGCAGGTGCATGTGACACTCTACCCGTTCTATGATCACTGTTCTCACTTATGGCAGTTTGTGAAAGAGATGGAAATTCCAAGACTCGAGTTAAGTATAACTCCAACAGGGTATTATGGATTTCCACTTGAGCAGGTGAATCCTTCACTTTGTCggtatatttttcaagaaattccaTAAGAGACTGTGGGTGATGCACAAAAATGTTGAGAAAATCAACAGGAGATGGCAGCATGGATAAAAAGGTACCATTTGAGAAACCCCTCTTGGTCAGTTCCCCCTCTTCGGTGCAAAGTCTCATCAGTATTTCATTTGTTTCCCTTGGCTTGTGCTCTATCAGAATTTTTCCATACTCTTTAACAGTGACCCCAGCTTGACTTGGTTCAAGGCTATTTATATATTGCAGAGCTTCATCATACCTACCTAGGTCCTCaagtaaaattttaagataCCATTCGTGTCTTTCAGCCTTCTTGGCTACATACATTGCATGCTCATGGTAATTGGCTGCACGACAGACCCGTATAGCAGTTTCCACATCAAATTTATGTTCCCCTGCACCATCCTCACTTTTAATGAATATATTCAACTTCTCGACATCTTTCAGTTTTGTGTAACAGTTTAGCAAGAGAGTAGTATGATCTTTGGAAGCAAGGCCTTTTTCATGCAACTTTTCCAAGTAACTAGTCAGGTTGTAGATCCTCTGAGCATCCAAAAACTTCTGTATGACAAACGAAGGTTCGAGATGGCCAATAGTAAGGATATACTGAGCCATCGCTTCATCATACTCTTGTTTTCCATATAAATGATCACCATATTTCCTCAGAACTTCAGCAGTTGCCACAGCATCAGCTTGCTGGCTCTGGACAAGATTAATAGCTACAGTGTaaagatttttcttgaaaaGCATATCCAGCTTGCTCTCCATATCCTTTTCGACAATAAAAAGAGCTGATTTGTCTGCCATTATGAGTTCTATACTACCCCATTCACACAGCATGTGAGAAACGTCTTGAACTACTATGCTGTGAGCTATTAAGTGGTTCTTCAGATCATAGATGTTGAAAGTATTCTTACCAGTTCTATGATCTGTAATAACACATAAAAGGTAACCACGAAACCAACCAAGAAGCTTTTTTTCCCCCTCAAAAGCCCAACAAGGGCCTCGACCATCAACTTCATAAAAATAGACAGCTTCATGCCTGCCGATGATTAATTCCTGATTCCAACAAAACATAACAATTTTTATTCTACTACAACCGTAAGCATTCTTCGATGAAACATGGCTTAAAAAAAGATGCACTAGACAATGAGATTAATTTTACCTACCGAGCGATCACTTAATGCTACACCGATTGTTGAAGATCCAATGTGATCAAGAGTTTGCCTGTTGGGTGGTTGATTTTGCAAATTAAACAAACTCACTGAACTTGGAGTGACAGCAAATAGCTGAAAGGCCTGACCATCCACTCGGAATCCCAATCCCGTAATAGAAAATTGTTTTTTGTCAAAATGACCGCTATCAACCTCAAGCTTGGAGCGTTTAATGCGTTCACGGGCAAAGTCACCCTGGATGCAATAAATACAACCGTTGTCCAATCCAAGGGCAATGAATATGATAGGTGGAGTTTCCTCAAAAACCAAAAAGGATGTGATCTGTAAAATAGCAAATAATGGCATTTAAGTTGTTAATCCCtcaaagaactcatgactagcAATGAGCATTTTGATATAACTGCACCTGTGCTGCAGGAAATTGGTTGGTAAATATCCGCAGAATTTGGACACAATCTGGACTCGGTGAACTGGGCCCCTCTTCTACCCTTTTATCGAGGTCAAATACTTTTAGGCATGTAACTGATTGTTGTGGTGGTATTTGTTCCTCCTCTCCAACTGTCACTAAGATGTTCCTTTGCTGATTCACGCAAAGTGAGAAAATTTAGATTCCCAGTGAAATCGATGAAATGGATTAAAACTCAAGAAGCATAAACAAAGAAAGGACATGTGATAAGCTTAAGGATTCAAGCTTTGGTCTTCTGTATCAATCCGCAAGATAAAGAGAAAGACCACACTCTTACTTGCATTCCATACACATCCGAAACATTAACTAAAAAGGCcaaaaatacgaacttggaCCAAGTAGACcgaattttgcatatgaagttTCCTGATAACGCGTTCCTCATTGTTCTCGCTAGCTCAGAGTCAACTCGAAAATCCAAGATGACTAACTTCCCATCAGTTTTGAGACCAAAAAACTCAGCAACGATAAATTGGCCGCAATCAGATGAATAAATGAatatcaataaatatatatatttaaaaaaaaaccccaatACCTTGAGTTGCTGGAGGAAGAGAACAGAGGATGAGTGAGCTTGAAAGGAGTATTGAAGCTGGAGGCCACGATCGAGCAGCGAAACGGTGCCGTTCTCGGAACCCAATACAATTTTACCTCTGCCGCTGGAGCAGCACTGAATTCCTCCCTCAACTTCGTCCGGAATCCGGCTTTTCTTCTCCTCGAAGAATTCGAATTT
Encoded here:
- the LOC140966926 gene encoding vacuolar protein-sorting-associated protein 11 homolog — encoded protein: MYQWRKFEFFEEKKSRIPDEVEGGIQCCSSGRGKIVLGSENGTVSLLDRGLQLQYSFQAHSSSVLFLQQLKQRNILVTVGEEEQIPPQQSVTCLKVFDLDKRVEEGPSSPSPDCVQILRIFTNQFPAAQITSFLVFEETPPIIFIALGLDNGCIYCIQGDFARERIKRSKLEVDSGHFDKKQFSITGLGFRVDGQAFQLFAVTPSSVSLFNLQNQPPNRQTLDHIGSSTIGVALSDRSELIIGRHEAVYFYEVDGRGPCWAFEGEKKLLGWFRGYLLCVITDHRTGKNTFNIYDLKNHLIAHSIVVQDVSHMLCEWGSIELIMADKSALFIVEKDMESKLDMLFKKNLYTVAINLVQSQQADAVATAEVLRKYGDHLYGKQEYDEAMAQYILTIGHLEPSFVIQKFLDAQRIYNLTSYLEKLHEKGLASKDHTTLLLNCYTKLKDVEKLNIFIKSEDGAGEHKFDVETAIRVCRAANYHEHAMYVAKKAERHEWYLKILLEDLGRYDEALQYINSLEPSQAGVTVKEYGKILIEHKPRETNEILMRLCTEEGELTKRGFSNGTFLSMLPSPVDFLNIFVHHPQSLMEFLEKYTDKVKDSPAQVEIHNTLLELYLTRVLEFPSLSQTAISENSDHRTGRVSHAPAISNVASNGRINLIQNNVDEDKDLHERHQKGLLLLKSAWPSEQEQPLYDVDLAIILCEMNSFKEGLLYIYEKLKLYKEVISCYMQAHDHEGLIACCKRLGNLDKGGSPSLWADLLKYFGELGEDCSKEVKEVLTYIERDDILPPIIVIQTLSRNPCLTLSVIKDYVARKLEQESKLIDENRTAIEKYQEETSAMRKEVHDLRTNARIFQLSKCTACTFTLDLPAVHFMCMHSFHQRCLGDNEIECPECAPEYRAVLDMKRSLEQNSKNQDRFFQQVRTSKDGFSVIAEYFGKGIISKTSTETSDAFHTTKSYSNGNF